A part of Tardiphaga sp. vice304 genomic DNA contains:
- the pdxR gene encoding MocR-like pyridoxine biosynthesis transcription factor PdxR codes for MGDILAGLIDVERGDVTLTRQLYDQLRATMLSGAWPPGHRLPSSRELARQLGLSRNTVSGVIDQLAMEGYLDVAQGRRPTVTATNASKLVGGRTIARQSAKPLHASRWGERLRIADWPFREGPPRPLAPAHADARAFPHDIWARCLRRAARHAPHGTAGVNRASLRSALLRHLVEHRGVRADSSQIIILPSAQSAVELTARLVLNAGEIAWVESPGYGGARAAMQSAGADVRGVKLDRGGLDWKGRRDRPRLIFVTPSHQHPTGRLMPINRRRELLRFANEAGAAVIEDDYDSEIHYDGRPIASLQGLDDSGRVIYIGTFSKSTFADIRCGYAIVPPDLVDVFETAQRHSGQIMPAPVQDALAEFIDDGHFAAHIRKMTRIYRARRDRLIATLTAVAGAHLTLEPPAGGVQLLAHLDSRCDDRAIATRLAAAGVTARPLSPHFTGEVGGRGLFLGFAAWNEAEIDIAAATIGRVLGEMIAPPRKRRSKAPAKRTPPPTP; via the coding sequence TTGGGCGACATTCTTGCAGGTTTGATCGATGTCGAGCGCGGCGACGTCACGCTGACGCGGCAATTGTACGATCAGCTGCGCGCGACGATGCTGAGCGGCGCTTGGCCGCCGGGCCATCGGCTGCCGTCCAGCCGCGAGCTGGCGCGGCAGCTCGGCCTGTCCCGCAACACCGTTTCCGGGGTCATCGACCAGCTCGCCATGGAAGGCTATCTCGACGTCGCGCAGGGGCGCCGCCCCACCGTGACGGCCACCAACGCGTCGAAGCTGGTCGGCGGCCGAACGATCGCCCGCCAATCCGCGAAACCGCTTCACGCCTCGCGCTGGGGCGAACGCTTGCGCATTGCCGACTGGCCGTTCCGCGAGGGCCCGCCGCGCCCGCTGGCGCCGGCGCATGCCGATGCGCGGGCGTTTCCGCACGACATCTGGGCACGCTGCCTGCGCCGCGCGGCGCGACATGCGCCGCATGGCACAGCCGGCGTCAACCGCGCGTCCTTGCGATCGGCCCTGCTCCGGCATCTCGTCGAACATCGCGGCGTGCGCGCCGACAGCAGCCAGATCATCATCCTGCCTTCCGCGCAGTCGGCGGTCGAACTGACGGCGCGCCTGGTGCTCAATGCCGGCGAGATCGCCTGGGTCGAGAGCCCCGGCTATGGCGGCGCGCGCGCGGCCATGCAGTCGGCGGGCGCCGATGTGCGCGGCGTCAAGCTGGATCGTGGTGGCCTCGATTGGAAGGGCCGTCGCGACAGGCCTCGGCTGATCTTCGTGACCCCGTCCCACCAGCATCCCACCGGCCGGCTGATGCCGATCAACCGGCGACGCGAGCTGCTACGCTTTGCCAACGAGGCCGGCGCCGCCGTGATCGAGGACGACTACGACAGCGAGATCCACTATGACGGCCGCCCGATTGCATCGCTGCAAGGCCTCGACGATTCCGGCCGCGTGATCTACATCGGCACCTTCTCGAAATCGACGTTCGCCGATATCCGGTGCGGCTACGCCATCGTGCCGCCCGACCTGGTGGATGTGTTCGAGACCGCGCAGCGTCACAGCGGCCAGATCATGCCGGCGCCGGTGCAGGACGCGCTGGCCGAATTCATCGATGACGGTCACTTCGCAGCCCACATCCGCAAGATGACGCGCATCTACCGCGCCCGCCGCGACCGCCTGATCGCAACGCTCACAGCCGTCGCCGGTGCGCATCTGACGCTGGAGCCGCCAGCCGGAGGCGTGCAATTGCTGGCGCATCTGGATTCCCGCTGCGACGACCGTGCGATCGCCACACGGCTGGCTGCGGCCGGCGTCACGGCGCGCCCGCTGTCGCCGCATTTTACGGGCGAGGTCGGCGGCCGCGGCCTGTTCCTTGGCTTTGCCGCATGGAACGAAGCCGAAATCGACATCGCCGCCGCGACCATCGGCCGGGTGCTCGGCGAAATGATCGCGCCCCCTCGAAAGCGCCGATCCAAAGCACCGGCCAAGCGGACTCCGCCGCCAACGCCATAG